One genomic segment of Vibrio mimicus includes these proteins:
- the gnd gene encoding decarboxylating NADP(+)-dependent phosphogluconate dehydrogenase codes for MKGDIGVIGLAVMGQNLILNMNDHGFKVVAHNRTAAKVDEFLEGPAKGTNIVGAYTLQELVDKLSTPRKVMLMVRAGQVVDDFIEQLVPLLDKGDIIIDGGNTNFPDTNRRVKALREKGIHFIGTGVSGGEEGARFGPSIMPGGAPEAWEAVKPIFQGISAKTDAGEPCCDWVGNDGAGHFVKMVHNGIEYGDMQLITEAYQFMKDGLGMSADEMQAVFADWNKTELDSYLVEITADILGYKDEDGEALVEKILDTAGQKGTGKWTGINALDMGIPLTLITESVFSRCLSALKDQRVEAEKLFGKTETQVEGDKQVWVDALRQALLASKIISYAQGFMLMREASNENGWNLNYGNVALMWRGGCIIRSAFLGNIRDAFEKNPELAFLGSDAYFKGILDNCLAAWRKVAAKSLEVGIPMPCTTSALTFLDGYTTARLPANLLQAQRDYFGAHTYERIDRPRGEFFHTNWTGTGGNTASTTYDV; via the coding sequence ATGAAAGGTGATATCGGTGTAATCGGCCTTGCAGTCATGGGCCAGAACCTGATCCTCAACATGAACGACCACGGCTTCAAAGTTGTGGCACACAACCGTACCGCGGCTAAAGTGGACGAGTTCCTTGAAGGCCCAGCAAAAGGCACTAACATTGTTGGCGCTTACACGCTGCAAGAGCTGGTTGATAAACTGTCAACCCCACGTAAAGTGATGCTGATGGTACGTGCAGGTCAAGTGGTTGATGACTTCATCGAGCAACTGGTTCCACTGCTCGACAAAGGTGACATCATCATTGATGGTGGTAACACGAACTTCCCTGATACTAACCGCCGTGTCAAAGCGCTGCGTGAAAAAGGCATTCACTTCATCGGTACGGGTGTTTCTGGTGGTGAAGAAGGTGCACGTTTCGGACCTTCGATCATGCCGGGTGGCGCACCTGAAGCATGGGAAGCGGTGAAACCGATTTTCCAAGGCATTTCTGCAAAAACTGACGCTGGCGAGCCTTGCTGTGACTGGGTGGGCAACGATGGTGCCGGTCACTTCGTGAAAATGGTTCACAACGGTATCGAATACGGCGACATGCAGCTGATCACTGAAGCTTACCAGTTCATGAAAGATGGTCTGGGAATGTCGGCCGATGAAATGCAAGCCGTGTTTGCTGACTGGAACAAAACTGAGCTAGACAGCTACTTGGTTGAGATCACCGCTGACATCCTTGGCTACAAAGATGAAGATGGTGAAGCGCTGGTTGAGAAGATCCTAGATACAGCTGGCCAAAAAGGCACAGGTAAATGGACTGGCATCAACGCGCTGGACATGGGTATCCCACTGACTCTGATCACTGAATCTGTGTTCTCTCGCTGCCTGTCTGCGCTGAAAGATCAACGTGTTGAAGCCGAAAAACTGTTTGGTAAAACTGAAACGCAAGTGGAAGGTGACAAACAAGTTTGGGTTGATGCACTGCGTCAAGCGCTGCTGGCTTCAAAAATCATCTCTTACGCACAAGGCTTTATGCTGATGCGTGAAGCATCAAACGAGAATGGTTGGAACCTGAACTACGGTAACGTGGCTCTGATGTGGCGCGGTGGTTGTATCATCCGTTCTGCATTCCTCGGCAACATCCGTGATGCGTTTGAAAAGAACCCTGAACTGGCGTTCTTAGGCTCTGATGCATACTTCAAAGGCATTTTGGACAACTGTCTGGCTGCATGGCGTAAAGTGGCAGCGAAGTCGCTGGAAGTCGGCATCCCAATGCCATGTACGACTTCAGCACTGACCTTCCTAGATGGTTACACCACGGCTCGCCTGCCAGCGAACCTGCTGCAAGCACAGCGTGATTACTTTGGTGCGCATACTTATGAGCGTATCGATCGTCCGCGTGGTGAGTTCTTCCACACCAACTGGACAGGTACAGGCGGTAATACTGCGTCTACCACTTACGACGTGTAA
- the pgl gene encoding 6-phosphogluconolactonase: MINHKIFPTADAVVKSLADDMLAYSQQGQPVHISLSGGSTPKMLFKLLASQPYANDIQWQNLHFWWGDERCVAPDDAESNYGEANALLFSKINMPAQNIHRILGENEPQAEAERFAQAMAHVIPNENGTPVFDWILLGVGADGHTASLFPGQTDYADANLSVVASHPESGQRRVSKTAKVLQAAKRISYLVLGAGKAEIVEQIHTTPAEQLPYPAAKIHSTSGVTEWYLDSDAAAKIA; encoded by the coding sequence ATGATCAACCATAAAATTTTCCCAACTGCGGATGCCGTGGTGAAAAGCCTTGCTGACGATATGTTGGCGTACAGCCAGCAAGGTCAGCCTGTACACATTTCCCTGTCTGGCGGCAGCACACCAAAAATGCTGTTTAAGCTTTTGGCAAGCCAGCCTTACGCGAACGACATTCAGTGGCAAAACCTGCATTTCTGGTGGGGTGATGAGCGCTGTGTGGCTCCGGATGATGCTGAAAGCAATTACGGTGAAGCCAATGCGCTGCTGTTTAGCAAAATCAACATGCCTGCGCAGAACATTCACCGCATTCTGGGTGAGAACGAGCCACAAGCCGAAGCCGAACGTTTTGCTCAAGCGATGGCGCATGTGATCCCCAATGAAAACGGCACGCCAGTGTTTGATTGGATCCTACTCGGTGTCGGTGCCGATGGTCATACCGCATCCCTGTTCCCAGGGCAAACCGACTATGCAGACGCGAATCTTTCGGTGGTGGCAAGCCATCCGGAATCCGGACAGCGACGCGTTTCAAAAACCGCGAAAGTGCTGCAAGCCGCAAAACGCATCAGTTATCTCGTTCTTGGCGCAGGTAAAGCCGAGATCGTAGAACAAATTCACACCACTCCAGCCGAGCAACTGCCTTATCCGGCAGCAAAAATTCACTCCACTTCAGGAGTGACCGAGTGGTACTTAGATTCAGACGCCGCAGCAAAGATTGCGTGA
- a CDS encoding DUF6279 family lipoprotein: MSKWFRILLLCTLLAGCGTKFVYHHLDWFVIDYVEDFVDLDDQQTLMIEQAMPALLEWHTREALPRYVEQIDELLVLPLRNVTVEQIAQHQDRARAHYQQLVNKLLPDVTAIAATFKQTQIDQFMEAVVKRHEKFAKKYREMDEPALRQFYQEKVQEDLEEWLGLLTPEQKIVLKEWSLNIQSTISDWVVVQVTFREQIRALFEKRHQPEQFQAYLGELLLNSEQYYSPTLKAKLAYNRGLAQRYLVEILRISTPKQQLHFRQELQDWKEIGMDLLVKN, translated from the coding sequence ATGTCGAAATGGTTTCGAATACTCTTACTTTGTACTCTTTTGGCTGGGTGCGGTACCAAGTTTGTCTACCATCACCTTGATTGGTTTGTGATTGACTATGTAGAAGATTTCGTTGATCTCGATGACCAACAGACATTGATGATAGAACAAGCGATGCCTGCTCTGCTTGAATGGCATACACGAGAAGCGCTGCCCCGCTATGTTGAACAAATCGATGAGCTATTGGTCTTGCCTCTACGCAATGTCACGGTTGAGCAGATTGCGCAGCATCAAGATCGTGCTCGTGCGCATTATCAGCAGCTGGTTAATAAGCTGCTCCCGGATGTTACGGCTATTGCAGCGACATTCAAGCAAACACAAATTGACCAATTTATGGAAGCGGTAGTGAAAAGGCATGAGAAGTTTGCGAAGAAGTATCGTGAGATGGATGAGCCAGCGTTGCGACAATTTTATCAAGAGAAAGTGCAAGAGGATTTAGAAGAGTGGTTGGGGCTATTGACCCCTGAGCAAAAAATCGTGCTCAAGGAGTGGAGTTTGAATATCCAATCCACCATAAGTGATTGGGTGGTAGTGCAAGTGACGTTTCGTGAACAAATTCGCGCACTGTTTGAAAAGCGTCACCAACCTGAGCAATTTCAGGCTTATCTTGGGGAGTTATTACTCAATTCGGAGCAGTATTACAGCCCAACTTTAAAAGCTAAGCTGGCTTATAATCGAGGGTTAGCACAACGATATTTGGTTGAGATTTTGCGCATCAGTACGCCCAAACAACAACTGCATTTTCGGCAAGAGTTACAAGACTGGAAAGAAATAGGCATGGATCTGCTTGTGAAAAATTAA
- a CDS encoding PucR family transcriptional regulator, protein MILDGHLAQQIVDRTMAIIGYNINVMNQAGVIIGSGEKNRIGQVHDGAILALKHGDAVELTAESCVALKGVKPGINMVLRNQQQILGIVGITGEPDDIRDFANLVKMSAEMIIEQAALVEQLQWDRRHREEFISAWIQNTLSPVELGAWAARLSIDLTKPRVAVVIAFQQPKSGQSLDQIRQVVELLEHPERDNLVAVVSMQEIVVLKPCRTPEHWTSEYESLRIDKLMARLKTYNITGYDIALGQLFLNPNSIHLSYQSAKQVLRIGQVRQPDKQKHLYEELRLPVLLSPLNEGWQGEQWRQVMRELQKQDKSGQLLKTLDGLFTANGNLNICAQQLYIHRNTLRYRLEKITEITGIDTGSLLGLAELYIACQLTSYD, encoded by the coding sequence ATGATATTGGATGGTCATTTAGCGCAACAAATAGTGGATCGCACCATGGCGATCATCGGTTACAACATCAATGTGATGAATCAGGCTGGAGTAATTATCGGCAGTGGTGAGAAGAACCGAATTGGGCAAGTGCATGATGGTGCCATTTTAGCGCTCAAACATGGTGATGCGGTTGAACTGACGGCAGAAAGCTGTGTTGCGCTAAAAGGCGTAAAACCAGGCATCAACATGGTACTTCGGAACCAACAGCAAATCTTGGGTATTGTTGGGATCACAGGTGAACCGGATGATATTCGCGATTTCGCCAATTTGGTGAAAATGAGTGCAGAAATGATCATTGAACAAGCCGCTTTAGTGGAGCAGTTGCAATGGGATAGACGGCATCGTGAAGAGTTCATTTCGGCATGGATCCAAAATACTCTGTCGCCGGTAGAGCTTGGTGCGTGGGCGGCAAGGCTCTCCATTGATCTCACCAAGCCGCGTGTAGCGGTGGTGATTGCGTTTCAGCAACCTAAAAGTGGGCAAAGCCTAGATCAAATTCGCCAAGTGGTTGAACTGCTAGAACACCCAGAGCGAGATAACTTAGTTGCTGTGGTTTCAATGCAAGAAATTGTGGTGCTTAAACCCTGCCGAACGCCGGAGCATTGGACTAGCGAATACGAAAGCCTGCGCATTGATAAGCTAATGGCAAGGCTGAAAACCTATAACATAACGGGGTACGACATCGCATTGGGGCAGTTATTTCTTAACCCCAACTCGATACATCTTTCATATCAAAGTGCCAAACAAGTGTTGCGTATTGGTCAGGTTCGTCAGCCCGACAAGCAGAAGCATTTGTATGAGGAACTGCGTTTGCCAGTATTACTTTCCCCCCTAAACGAAGGATGGCAAGGTGAACAATGGCGGCAAGTGATGAGAGAACTGCAAAAACAGGATAAATCTGGGCAGTTATTGAAAACCTTAGATGGACTATTTACCGCCAATGGCAACCTAAATATCTGCGCTCAGCAACTGTACATTCACCGAAATACTCTGCGTTATCGGTTAGAAAAAATCACCGAAATTACCGGAATTGATACTGGCTCGTTGCTCGGGTTAGCTGAGCTGTATATTGCGTGTCAGCTCACAAGTTATGACTAA
- a CDS encoding GntP family permease: MSLIFILLAVIAFIVLATTKFKLHPFLALLIAAFLGAFAYGLPADTIAKTITTGFGGILGYIGLVIVLGTIIGVILEKSGAAITMADTVIKLLGERFPTLTMSIIGYIVSIPVFCDSGFVILNSLKESLAKRLATSSVAMSVALATGLYATHTFVPPTPGPIAAAGNLGLESQLGLVIAIGLFVAAVAAIAGMLWANRFQKVEADIVDAQESSKQDWQALKASYGTLPTASQAFAPIFVPILLICLGSIAKFPSFPVGQGMAFEVLTFLGQPLTALLIGLLLSVRLLKSTDKVAEFGERISQGITSAAPILLITGAGGAFGAVLKATPLGDYLGTTLSALGVGIFMPFIVAAALKSAQGSSTVALVTTSALVAPLLGQLGLDSEMGRALTVMAIGAGAMTVSHANDSFFWVVSQFSRMSVGLAYRAQTMATLVQGVTAMAVVYVLSLILL, translated from the coding sequence ATGAGTCTGATATTCATCTTGTTAGCGGTAATTGCCTTTATTGTGCTCGCTACCACCAAATTTAAATTACATCCCTTTTTGGCATTACTGATCGCCGCTTTCCTCGGTGCATTTGCCTATGGCTTGCCTGCGGACACCATTGCTAAAACCATTACTACAGGTTTTGGTGGAATTCTTGGTTACATCGGTTTAGTGATTGTACTGGGTACGATCATTGGTGTGATTCTAGAAAAAAGCGGTGCGGCCATTACCATGGCGGATACCGTCATCAAGCTGCTGGGTGAACGCTTCCCAACGCTGACCATGAGCATCATCGGTTACATCGTTTCGATCCCTGTGTTCTGTGACTCAGGCTTCGTTATCCTCAACTCATTAAAAGAGTCACTGGCAAAACGTTTAGCGACATCCAGTGTAGCAATGAGCGTGGCATTAGCCACAGGTCTGTACGCCACCCATACCTTTGTGCCACCGACACCGGGACCGATTGCGGCGGCGGGTAACTTAGGTTTGGAATCACAACTCGGTTTGGTGATTGCGATTGGCCTGTTTGTTGCGGCGGTAGCGGCGATCGCCGGTATGCTGTGGGCAAACCGTTTCCAAAAGGTTGAAGCAGATATCGTCGATGCTCAAGAAAGTTCAAAACAAGATTGGCAAGCGCTGAAAGCTTCTTACGGTACATTACCGACCGCAAGCCAGGCCTTCGCCCCCATTTTTGTGCCTATTCTGCTGATCTGCCTTGGTTCTATCGCGAAATTCCCAAGTTTCCCTGTGGGGCAAGGAATGGCGTTTGAAGTGTTGACTTTCCTGGGGCAACCACTGACCGCATTGTTGATTGGTCTTCTGTTGTCAGTGCGTTTGCTGAAATCAACCGACAAAGTGGCCGAGTTTGGTGAGCGTATCAGCCAAGGTATTACTTCTGCTGCCCCTATCCTGCTCATCACAGGTGCTGGTGGTGCTTTTGGTGCAGTATTGAAAGCGACTCCACTAGGGGATTACCTTGGCACAACGCTCTCTGCATTGGGTGTGGGAATCTTCATGCCATTCATCGTGGCGGCAGCACTGAAGTCCGCCCAAGGTTCTTCTACGGTAGCGCTGGTTACTACCTCTGCACTTGTTGCGCCACTTCTGGGTCAACTGGGTTTAGACAGTGAAATGGGACGTGCCCTTACCGTAATGGCGATTGGTGCGGGCGCCATGACAGTCTCTCACGCGAACGACAGCTTTTTCTGGGTGGTTTCACAGTTTAGCCGCATGAGTGTGGGCTTGGCGTACCGTGCGCAGACCATGGCGACCTTAGTTCAAGGGGTGACTGCGATGGCTGTGGTTTATGTTCTAAGCTTAATATTGTTGTAA
- a CDS encoding glycerate kinase, giving the protein MKVVIAPDSFKESLTAKQVCDAIQAGLARVWNDAKFVTIPVADGGEGTVQSLVDATQGRIVEVNVIGPQGKRVEAFYGMLGDNQTAVIEMAAASGLHHVPIAQRDPKLTTSFGTGELIRHALDQGVTKLIIGLGGSATNDGGVGMLAALGARFTNADGEPIQLTGGGLRELANIDLSDFDPRLQHCDLLVACDVNNPLCGDKGASAVFGPQKGATPDDVRLLDGALQQFGLLTEKVTGKAVLQSVGAGAAGGMGAALLAYTHATLRPGIEIVLETVGLVHQVCDADLVITGEGRIDSQTVHGKTPMGVAKVAKRFDVPVIALAGCTGDNYQAVYQCGIDAVFAAVPRAMSLEEALKESDFNLADLAENVARLWVLSK; this is encoded by the coding sequence ATGAAAGTGGTTATCGCCCCAGATTCCTTTAAAGAGAGCCTGACTGCGAAACAAGTGTGTGATGCGATTCAGGCTGGGCTTGCACGAGTATGGAATGATGCAAAATTTGTCACCATTCCGGTAGCTGATGGTGGTGAAGGGACAGTGCAATCACTGGTGGATGCAACACAGGGACGCATTGTTGAAGTCAACGTCATTGGGCCACAAGGTAAGCGAGTGGAAGCCTTCTACGGAATGTTAGGTGATAATCAAACCGCGGTAATCGAAATGGCGGCCGCCAGCGGTTTACACCACGTTCCCATCGCCCAGCGTGATCCCAAACTCACTACCAGTTTTGGAACAGGTGAGTTAATTCGCCATGCATTAGATCAAGGGGTCACTAAGCTCATCATCGGGTTAGGCGGCAGCGCAACCAACGATGGTGGTGTGGGTATGTTGGCCGCACTCGGCGCACGTTTTACTAACGCAGACGGTGAGCCAATTCAGCTCACTGGCGGCGGTTTACGTGAACTGGCAAATATTGACCTGAGCGATTTCGATCCTCGCCTTCAGCATTGTGATTTGCTGGTGGCGTGTGATGTGAATAACCCGCTGTGTGGTGACAAAGGCGCCTCTGCCGTGTTCGGTCCACAGAAAGGGGCGACACCGGATGATGTGCGTCTGCTCGATGGGGCTTTGCAACAGTTTGGTCTACTCACCGAAAAAGTGACAGGCAAAGCCGTGTTACAGAGTGTAGGTGCGGGTGCTGCGGGTGGTATGGGCGCGGCTTTGCTGGCGTACACCCACGCCACTTTGCGCCCAGGGATTGAGATTGTTCTGGAAACCGTAGGCCTTGTTCACCAAGTGTGTGATGCCGATTTGGTGATTACTGGTGAAGGGCGGATTGATAGCCAAACCGTACATGGCAAAACGCCAATGGGAGTGGCGAAAGTGGCGAAACGGTTTGATGTGCCCGTGATTGCCCTTGCTGGCTGCACAGGTGATAACTATCAAGCGGTTTATCAGTGTGGAATTGACGCAGTGTTTGCCGCAGTGCCAAGGGCAATGTCGTTAGAAGAGGCACTTAAAGAATCCGATTTTAACCTTGCCGATCTGGCGGAAAATGTCGCCAGATTGTGGGTTCTCTCTAAATAA